A single Gemmatimonadota bacterium DNA region contains:
- a CDS encoding (2Fe-2S)-binding protein, producing MVVRVTVNGRAEVLDLDARTTLLAVLRDQLRLTGTKEGCDRGECGACTVLLEGRPALACLVLAAATDGRAVTTIEGLAGAGGALHPVQQAFVDHDALQCGFCTPGQIMSAVACIEAGKASTDATIREWMSGNLCRCAAYPQIRAAIAAAAAGR from the coding sequence ATGGTCGTGCGGGTTACGGTCAACGGGCGGGCCGAGGTCCTCGACCTCGATGCCCGCACCACCCTGCTGGCCGTTCTCCGCGACCAGCTCCGCCTGACCGGGACCAAAGAGGGGTGTGATCGGGGCGAGTGCGGCGCCTGCACCGTGCTACTTGAGGGCCGACCCGCGTTGGCGTGTTTGGTCCTCGCGGCCGCAACCGATGGTCGGGCGGTCACCACGATCGAGGGGCTGGCCGGGGCGGGCGGGGCCCTCCATCCGGTTCAGCAGGCGTTTGTCGACCACGACGCGCTCCAATGCGGCTTCTGCACGCCCGGCCAGATCATGTCGGCGGTCGCCTGCATCGAGGCCGGTAAGGCCTCGACCGATGCTACGATCCGGGAGTGGATGAGCGGGAATCTCTGCCGCTGCGCCGCCTATCCTCAGATTCGAGCCGCGATCGCGGCGGCCGCGGCCGGGCGGTAG
- a CDS encoding xanthine dehydrogenase family protein subunit M → MRPFEYRRVTTAAEAIGLASERRDAMYLAGGTELVNWLKQGIVAPALIIDLSPCALGGIAMDGDTLSVGGLASLAAVAEHPEVRPRVPALAEAIEQTASPAIRSMGTIAGNLLQRTRCPYFRSAGPCNRRDPGSGCSAAAGDQRATAILGASPGCVATHPSDLAVVLTVLEAELVVQGEAGRRSLTVESLYPATADPAVEHTLIRGELITGVRVPLGRAASQTRFVKIRDRASFDFSLVAAAGYLIVEDGVIADARLAFGGVAARPWRARTAEAQLIGRRPVPDTVAQAVASELAGAMILPEARFKPQLMVRAATKVLL, encoded by the coding sequence ATGCGGCCGTTCGAGTATCGGCGGGTGACCACGGCCGCGGAGGCCATCGGCCTCGCGTCCGAACGGCGCGACGCGATGTATCTGGCCGGCGGGACGGAACTCGTCAATTGGCTGAAGCAGGGGATCGTCGCGCCAGCGCTGATCATCGACCTGTCGCCCTGTGCACTTGGCGGGATCGCAATGGACGGCGATACCCTCTCGGTCGGCGGGTTGGCTTCCCTGGCCGCCGTGGCCGAGCACCCCGAGGTCCGGCCTAGGGTGCCCGCCCTCGCCGAAGCCATTGAACAGACGGCCAGCCCTGCCATTCGCTCCATGGGCACCATCGCGGGCAACCTGCTGCAGCGAACCCGCTGCCCCTACTTCCGTTCGGCCGGTCCCTGCAACCGGCGCGATCCGGGGTCGGGCTGCAGCGCCGCCGCCGGCGATCAACGAGCCACTGCCATTCTCGGCGCTTCGCCCGGGTGCGTGGCCACCCATCCGTCGGACCTCGCGGTGGTGCTCACGGTGCTCGAGGCCGAGCTCGTGGTGCAGGGCGAGGCGGGCCGCCGGTCGCTGACGGTCGAATCGCTCTATCCCGCCACGGCCGACCCGGCCGTTGAGCACACCCTGATCCGGGGCGAGTTGATCACCGGCGTTCGAGTCCCCCTCGGCCGGGCCGCGAGTCAGACCCGGTTCGTGAAGATCCGGGACCGGGCATCCTTCGATTTTTCCTTGGTGGCCGCGGCAGGGTATCTGATCGTCGAGGACGGCGTCATTGCCGACGCCCGACTGGCGTTCGGGGGCGTCGCGGCTCGGCCGTGGCGGGCTCGAACGGCCGAAGCCCAGCTGATCGGACGGCGCCCGGTGCCTGATACCGTGGCGCAAGCCGTCGCGAGCGAGCTGGCCGGCGCCATGATCCTCCCAGAGGCGCGGTTCAAGCCTCAACTCATGGTCCGGGCCGCAACCAAGGTCTTGCTGTGA
- a CDS encoding xanthine dehydrogenase family protein molybdopterin-binding subunit, with product MSIGLPLVRQDAVGKVTGAAEYAGDRAVAGVLDAVFVRSDLSAGRIGSLDLAAALGTPGVVRIFEPGQLGVAGPLEHWAAGQSTIPLTDDRIHHEGQPVALVVATTRTAALEAAARVRVRIDAEPPRVGLEALLEEAVEIKDWAATNSSTGDVTGALASAPVVVSGRYRTADRHHAALEPSVVIAEWLGDDLTIWTSTQWVFGVRAALAQALGIPGARIRVRTGVVGGGFGAKGSTWPHEILAAAAARQLGRPVRIRLSRAETFVAHGYQPATIQDVTLGAAPDGTLVAIRHESVNAAAMADDYVEHGSLGSRTMYRCPNIATRDRIVRLHRPQPTFMRAPHEGPGMTALEIAMDELAERLGIDPVELRLRNYADADPTSGKPFSSKELRACYQLAAERFGWSRRTSPPGSMHDGSTLVGWGMASCLMSTFRFGGSARITICRDGSVRIETGSHEIGTGVSTILPQIAADILGVDPSRVEVALGDTNLAEAGGTFGSATTIGVGSAVHAAATKLRAALETLAGEPGLEPAEYSEVLKLRQLDHLTEDGSWAPKPEESAYGMNAYGAIFVEVRLDPVIMMPRVTRSVGAYSVGRIINPRTARSQAIGGIIWGIGQALLEESRVDPKTGRFVAKGFGGYHLPANADVPDIEVLFAEEFDRHASTLGARGVGEIGTIGVGAAVANAVYHATGVRPRDVPIRI from the coding sequence GTGAGCATCGGCTTGCCGTTGGTTCGCCAGGATGCGGTCGGCAAAGTGACCGGCGCCGCCGAGTATGCTGGAGACCGTGCCGTGGCCGGGGTCCTCGACGCCGTCTTCGTCCGCAGCGATCTGAGCGCCGGACGGATCGGGTCTTTGGATCTTGCGGCGGCACTCGGAACGCCCGGCGTGGTGCGGATCTTCGAGCCGGGCCAACTGGGCGTCGCCGGGCCCCTCGAACACTGGGCCGCCGGCCAAAGCACCATTCCACTCACCGACGACCGGATCCACCACGAAGGCCAACCGGTGGCGCTGGTGGTCGCGACCACCCGGACGGCCGCCTTGGAAGCAGCCGCCCGGGTCCGAGTCCGGATCGATGCCGAGCCGCCGCGGGTCGGGTTGGAGGCGCTCCTGGAGGAGGCCGTCGAAATCAAGGACTGGGCCGCGACCAATTCCTCGACCGGCGATGTGACCGGGGCGTTGGCGAGTGCGCCGGTGGTCGTGTCCGGGCGCTACCGGACCGCCGACCGCCACCATGCCGCGCTCGAACCCTCGGTGGTCATTGCGGAGTGGCTCGGCGACGACCTGACGATCTGGACCTCGACCCAATGGGTCTTTGGGGTTCGGGCGGCCTTGGCCCAGGCGTTAGGCATTCCCGGGGCGCGGATCCGGGTCCGGACCGGGGTCGTGGGCGGCGGGTTTGGGGCCAAGGGCTCGACCTGGCCGCACGAAATCCTCGCCGCCGCGGCCGCCCGGCAATTGGGCCGCCCGGTCCGGATCCGGCTCAGCCGGGCCGAGACGTTCGTGGCCCACGGCTATCAGCCGGCTACGATCCAGGATGTGACGCTGGGCGCGGCGCCGGACGGCACCCTGGTCGCCATCCGGCACGAGAGTGTGAATGCGGCGGCCATGGCCGATGACTATGTCGAGCACGGAAGCCTCGGCAGCCGAACCATGTACCGGTGCCCCAACATCGCCACCCGGGACCGGATCGTCCGGCTCCACCGGCCCCAGCCGACTTTCATGCGGGCGCCGCACGAGGGGCCGGGCATGACGGCGCTCGAAATCGCCATGGATGAATTGGCTGAACGGCTCGGGATCGATCCCGTGGAGCTCCGGCTTCGAAATTATGCCGACGCCGACCCCACCTCCGGGAAGCCGTTTTCAAGTAAGGAGCTTCGAGCCTGCTACCAGTTGGCGGCCGAGCGTTTCGGGTGGAGCCGGCGAACCAGCCCGCCGGGGTCGATGCACGACGGGTCAACCCTGGTTGGGTGGGGCATGGCCAGCTGTCTGATGTCGACCTTCCGGTTCGGCGGCTCGGCGCGGATCACGATCTGCCGCGATGGCAGCGTCCGGATCGAAACCGGCTCCCATGAGATCGGTACCGGCGTCTCGACGATTCTCCCCCAGATTGCGGCCGACATCCTCGGGGTCGATCCGTCCCGGGTCGAGGTGGCGTTAGGCGACACCAACCTGGCCGAGGCCGGGGGGACGTTCGGGTCGGCCACCACGATCGGCGTCGGGTCGGCGGTCCATGCCGCCGCGACCAAGCTCCGGGCCGCCCTGGAAACCCTGGCAGGCGAGCCGGGCCTTGAACCGGCGGAGTACTCCGAGGTGCTGAAGCTCCGGCAGCTCGACCATCTGACCGAAGACGGCTCGTGGGCGCCCAAGCCGGAAGAGAGCGCCTACGGGATGAACGCCTATGGCGCCATCTTCGTCGAAGTTCGTCTCGATCCGGTCATCATGATGCCGCGAGTCACCCGCTCGGTTGGGGCGTACAGTGTTGGGCGGATCATCAACCCGCGGACCGCGCGGAGCCAGGCCATCGGGGGCATCATTTGGGGAATCGGCCAAGCGCTGCTCGAAGAATCGCGGGTCGATCCCAAGACTGGACGGTTCGTGGCCAAGGGGTTCGGTGGCTACCACCTGCCCGCCAACGCCGACGTACCGGATATCGAGGTGCTGTTTGCGGAGGAGTTCGACCGGCACGCCAGCACGCTCGGCGCTCGCGGCGTGGGAGAGATCGGGACCATCGGCGTGGGCGCCGCCGTGGCCAACGCGGTGTACCATGCCACCGGCGTCAGACCTCGGGACGTTCCAATCCGTATTTAG
- a CDS encoding glycerophosphodiester phosphodiesterase produces MAADVETSRAKLGAEPNYAWQWPDERDVIADLLLDPGGHPIIGHRGASGLAPENTLAAFDLARSVGADGFEFDIRLTADGIPVVVHDATLDRTTDGTGPVAALTWSELQRFDAGARFTRDGISFPFRGQGIRIPTLAEVLARYPEIPMLVELKLVAAGGPVREVLLAAKAPDRVVIASFQPAAVDPFREPPFLPGASRREIADLAIRSWLGFPPVDRGVRLYSVPDRYRGWIPVPTRRFVRNAKTLGRPVHVWTVNDVPTAEGLWSIGCAGMITNFPGLLREARDRLKARHRSADT; encoded by the coding sequence ATGGCCGCTGATGTCGAAACGTCACGTGCAAAGCTCGGCGCCGAGCCTAACTACGCCTGGCAGTGGCCTGACGAGCGGGACGTGATCGCCGACCTCCTCCTCGACCCGGGGGGACACCCCATCATTGGCCACCGGGGGGCTTCAGGTCTTGCGCCGGAAAACACCCTGGCCGCGTTCGATCTGGCCCGGTCGGTGGGGGCTGACGGATTCGAATTCGATATTCGGCTGACCGCCGACGGCATCCCGGTCGTGGTCCACGACGCCACCCTGGACCGGACCACCGACGGAACTGGTCCGGTCGCCGCCCTGACGTGGTCGGAGCTGCAGCGGTTTGACGCCGGGGCTCGGTTCACCCGGGACGGGATCTCGTTTCCATTCCGCGGGCAAGGCATCCGGATTCCAACCCTGGCCGAGGTGTTGGCTCGGTACCCCGAGATCCCGATGCTGGTCGAGCTCAAACTGGTTGCCGCGGGTGGACCGGTCCGGGAAGTCCTCCTCGCAGCCAAGGCACCCGATCGGGTGGTCATTGCGTCGTTTCAGCCGGCAGCCGTCGATCCGTTCCGCGAGCCCCCATTTCTACCGGGCGCCTCCCGCCGGGAAATCGCCGACTTGGCGATTCGGTCGTGGCTCGGGTTCCCGCCGGTTGACCGGGGCGTCCGGCTCTACTCTGTCCCCGACCGATACCGCGGCTGGATCCCGGTGCCGACCCGCCGGTTCGTGCGAAATGCGAAGACCCTTGGCCGGCCGGTCCATGTCTGGACCGTCAATGATGTGCCCACCGCGGAGGGGTTGTGGTCGATCGGCTGCGCCGGGATGATCACCAACTTCCCGGGACTGCTACGGGAGGCCCGCGATCGTCTCAAGGCCCGGCACCGGTCCGCCGATACTTAG
- a CDS encoding carboxymuconolactone decarboxylase family protein: MPALPPIEYADASPRVRAVYDDIMTSRKVDWINNFWKAMANDPAALERTWESVKQVMAPGALDALTKELIYVAVSTTNGCEYCIASHTAAARKKGMTGAMLGELMSVIGMANETNALVNGYRVEVDAAFK; encoded by the coding sequence ATGCCAGCCTTACCGCCAATCGAGTACGCCGACGCGTCCCCCCGAGTGCGGGCCGTCTACGATGACATCATGACCAGCCGGAAGGTGGACTGGATCAACAACTTCTGGAAAGCCATGGCCAACGACCCAGCCGCCCTCGAGCGCACCTGGGAGAGCGTCAAGCAGGTGATGGCACCCGGAGCCCTCGACGCCTTGACCAAGGAGTTGATCTACGTGGCCGTGAGCACCACCAACGGCTGCGAATACTGCATCGCCTCCCATACCGCGGCCGCCCGAAAGAAAGGGATGACCGGTGCCATGCTCGGCGAATTGATGAGTGTCATCGGGATGGCCAACGAAACGAACGCGTTGGTGAATGGCTACCGAGTCGAAGTCGACGCGGCGTTTAAGTAG
- a CDS encoding peptidase, with protein MRLFVTRVFGLVVLGSAPVWAQPSTKPTAPAEQFGFAIGDDYQLATYTQLTDYWKKLDAESDRMKLVSIGKTAEGRDQWMAIITSPANHAKLDRIREISVRLSRAEGLSDEQARSLAKEGKSVIWIDGGLHATEVLGAHQLIEHVYQMVSRTDEETLRLLDDVVQLVVHANPDGMELVSSWYMRRADPATRSTGGLPRLYQKYIGHDNNRDFYMNAMPESKNISRAMYREWYPQIMYNHHQTGPAGAVMFAPPFRDPHNYNIDPILINSLNMVGNAMHTRFAVEGKPGVVQREAASYQTWWNGGLRTTAYFHNQIGILTETIGSPTPMSIPVVPGRLVADGNGPFPIMPQPWKFRQSIDYSITANRAILDYASRYREHLLYNVYLMGKSAIRRGGEDTWTLIPKRVEAMRTEAAKDNRSAATLDLKYFALLRKPADRDPRGYVIPANQPDFLTATKFVNALIESGVDVQVANGPFSAGGMAYPAGSFVIKSAQAFRAHVLDLMEPQDYPNDIPYPGGPPKAPYDNAGYTLALQMGVRFDRHLDGFDCPCTKIPDVLTKPPVLAALPSGGSYLISRSVNDAYLAVNRLLAAKQAVQANRTDFIAAANPTTTKVLRELVETRGLPVRTGQGSGAALKPVRVGLWDQYGGSMPSGWVRFILEQFEFPFEVVYAKRLDDGNLNQRFDALLFVDGAIPAAASGGAVPGFRPDDAPDDIPAEFRDRTGRLSVAKTVPALKAFLDNGGRIVTIGSSTSLATHLNLPIETHLVERTPTGVVRPLPRERFFVPASLLEVAVDTSAPSAAGMASSAIVMFDQSPVFRLLPDAPAQGVRPVMWFPNASPLRSGWAWGQTYLEGGIAAVEAKVGKGLLYLFGPEMMFRSQPHGTYRMVFNGLLGM; from the coding sequence ATGCGCCTCTTTGTCACCCGAGTATTCGGACTCGTGGTTCTCGGGTCCGCCCCGGTCTGGGCTCAACCCTCGACCAAGCCGACCGCTCCAGCCGAGCAGTTCGGCTTTGCCATCGGCGACGACTACCAACTCGCCACCTACACCCAGTTGACGGACTACTGGAAAAAGCTCGACGCGGAATCCGACCGGATGAAGCTGGTGTCGATCGGTAAAACGGCCGAGGGGCGCGACCAATGGATGGCGATTATTACGTCCCCCGCCAACCACGCCAAGCTCGACCGGATTCGCGAGATCTCGGTGCGGCTGTCCCGGGCGGAGGGCCTGTCCGACGAGCAAGCGCGGAGCCTGGCGAAGGAAGGCAAGTCGGTGATCTGGATCGACGGCGGCCTCCACGCCACCGAGGTGCTGGGCGCGCACCAACTGATCGAGCACGTGTATCAGATGGTCAGCCGGACCGACGAGGAGACCCTCCGGCTGCTCGACGACGTCGTCCAACTGGTCGTCCACGCCAACCCGGACGGGATGGAACTGGTGTCGAGTTGGTATATGCGACGGGCCGACCCCGCCACCCGAAGTACCGGCGGATTGCCCCGGCTCTACCAGAAGTACATCGGGCACGACAACAACCGCGACTTCTACATGAACGCCATGCCGGAGTCGAAGAACATCAGCCGGGCGATGTACCGCGAGTGGTACCCGCAGATCATGTACAACCACCACCAGACCGGGCCGGCGGGCGCGGTGATGTTCGCGCCCCCGTTTCGCGATCCGCACAATTACAATATCGACCCAATCTTGATCAATTCCCTCAACATGGTGGGGAACGCCATGCACACCCGGTTTGCGGTGGAAGGGAAGCCGGGGGTGGTCCAGCGGGAAGCCGCGAGCTACCAGACCTGGTGGAACGGCGGCCTCCGAACGACCGCCTACTTCCACAATCAAATCGGGATCCTGACCGAGACCATCGGAAGCCCGACCCCGATGTCGATCCCGGTCGTGCCGGGACGGTTGGTGGCCGACGGCAACGGTCCGTTCCCGATCATGCCCCAACCGTGGAAGTTCCGCCAATCGATCGACTACTCGATCACGGCCAACCGGGCCATCTTGGACTACGCCTCCCGCTACCGGGAGCACCTGCTGTACAACGTCTACCTGATGGGCAAATCAGCCATCCGGAGGGGCGGCGAGGACACCTGGACCCTGATTCCAAAACGGGTCGAGGCCATGCGGACCGAAGCGGCCAAGGACAACCGATCCGCCGCGACCCTCGACCTCAAGTACTTTGCCCTGCTCCGGAAGCCCGCTGATCGTGACCCCCGGGGCTACGTGATTCCGGCCAACCAGCCGGATTTCCTGACCGCCACCAAGTTCGTCAATGCCCTGATTGAGTCCGGCGTGGACGTTCAGGTCGCCAACGGCCCCTTTTCGGCCGGCGGGATGGCGTACCCGGCCGGTTCCTTTGTCATCAAATCGGCGCAGGCGTTCCGGGCTCACGTACTCGATTTGATGGAGCCGCAGGATTATCCGAACGACATCCCCTACCCCGGCGGGCCGCCGAAGGCACCCTACGACAACGCCGGCTACACCCTGGCCCTCCAGATGGGGGTGCGTTTCGACCGGCACCTCGACGGGTTTGACTGCCCCTGCACGAAGATTCCCGACGTCCTGACGAAGCCCCCGGTCCTCGCGGCGTTGCCAAGTGGCGGGAGCTACCTGATTTCCCGGTCGGTCAACGACGCCTATTTGGCGGTCAATCGGCTGTTGGCGGCCAAGCAGGCAGTCCAAGCCAACCGCACCGATTTCATCGCCGCTGCCAATCCGACCACCACCAAAGTACTCCGGGAGCTGGTGGAGACCCGTGGCCTTCCGGTGCGTACCGGCCAAGGGAGCGGCGCGGCCCTCAAGCCGGTTCGGGTGGGCCTCTGGGATCAATACGGCGGCTCGATGCCATCGGGGTGGGTCAGGTTCATTCTCGAGCAGTTCGAGTTTCCCTTCGAAGTGGTGTACGCCAAACGACTCGACGACGGTAACCTGAACCAGCGGTTCGATGCCCTGCTGTTCGTGGACGGCGCCATCCCGGCGGCGGCGAGCGGTGGGGCCGTCCCTGGCTTCCGTCCCGACGACGCGCCGGACGACATCCCGGCCGAGTTCCGGGACCGGACCGGCCGACTCAGCGTGGCCAAGACGGTCCCGGCCCTGAAGGCGTTTCTCGACAACGGCGGCCGAATCGTGACCATCGGGAGTTCCACCTCCCTGGCCACCCATCTCAATCTTCCGATCGAGACCCATTTGGTGGAGCGGACCCCGACCGGGGTGGTTCGCCCGCTGCCCCGGGAACGGTTCTTCGTGCCCGCTTCCCTGCTGGAGGTGGCGGTCGATACCTCCGCGCCGAGTGCCGCCGGGATGGCGTCCTCGGCCATCGTCATGTTCGACCAGAGTCCGGTGTTCCGGCTGCTGCCCGACGCCCCGGCCCAGGGTGTCCGGCCGGTAATGTGGTTTCCAAACGCCAGTCCGCTCCGCAGCGGGTGGGCCTGGGGCCAGACCTATCTCGAGGGTGGGATCGCGGCGGTGGAAGCCAAGGTCGGCAAAGGACTGCTCTACCTGTTTGGTCCGGAGATGATGTTCCGGTCCCAGCCGCACGGGACCTATCGGATGGTGTTCAACGGCCTCCTGGGGATGTGA
- a CDS encoding sodium:solute symporter, whose amino-acid sequence MHPLNWVIVVGYLVYIVVDGLRRSKGTTEIEGYFLANRSLPWWAVGLSVMATQLSAVTMIGTTGQGATDGMRFVQFYFGLPVAMVILGVTLVPFLHRARVFTAYEFLERRFDARTRSLTSFLFLVSRGMSCGTIIAAPAVVFSAIFGWQLGWSVAVIGIPTVIYTMVGGVQAVTWADVKQMVLIVFALLAVVVVLLVRLPVGPDAALRIAGAAGRLQVFDFSFDLSKTYTFWSGILGGTFLMLSYFGTDQSQVQRYLTARSVPEARSSLLMSAYWKIPLQALVLLIGVLVFVFYLFQAPPLLFNPAQEATVRTAAPAEFEQLEARYADRNEVRRSAAKAIATEDGVAPREAFRAADLEVGAIRTEALALAERVTGEPAKDVNYIMPRFVLDQLPLGLAGAFLAAILAAAMSSIAAELNSLSTATVIDFYRRWVRPEASDAHFLRVSKLATGAWGLFACLVATFAAGLGSLIEVVNRFGSFFYGSILGVFLLAMVPRVRPFGAFAGLLAGMGAVALVTFGAPSVSFLWHNVVGVAAVVAVGLLHSLMPQTEKGRA is encoded by the coding sequence ATGCATCCGCTGAACTGGGTCATCGTCGTCGGCTACCTCGTCTACATCGTGGTCGACGGCCTTCGTCGTTCCAAGGGGACGACGGAGATCGAAGGGTACTTCCTGGCCAACCGGAGCCTCCCGTGGTGGGCGGTGGGACTTTCCGTCATGGCCACCCAACTTTCCGCCGTCACCATGATCGGCACCACCGGCCAAGGCGCAACCGACGGGATGCGGTTCGTCCAGTTCTATTTCGGACTCCCGGTGGCCATGGTCATCCTCGGGGTGACCCTGGTGCCCTTTCTCCATCGAGCCCGGGTCTTCACCGCCTATGAGTTTTTGGAGCGGCGGTTCGACGCCCGGACCCGCTCACTCACCAGCTTCTTGTTTCTGGTGTCGCGAGGGATGTCGTGCGGGACCATCATCGCCGCGCCGGCGGTGGTGTTTTCCGCCATCTTCGGTTGGCAGCTCGGATGGTCGGTGGCGGTCATCGGGATTCCGACGGTCATCTACACGATGGTCGGCGGGGTCCAAGCGGTAACGTGGGCCGACGTGAAACAGATGGTGCTGATCGTGTTTGCCCTGCTCGCGGTCGTGGTTGTGCTGCTGGTCCGGCTCCCGGTCGGGCCTGACGCCGCCCTTCGGATTGCCGGGGCCGCCGGCCGGCTCCAGGTCTTCGACTTTTCATTCGACCTGAGCAAGACCTACACGTTCTGGTCCGGGATCTTGGGCGGCACCTTTCTGATGCTGTCGTACTTCGGAACCGACCAGAGCCAGGTCCAGCGCTATCTCACGGCCCGGTCGGTGCCGGAGGCCCGGAGCTCGCTCTTGATGAGCGCTTACTGGAAGATCCCGCTCCAGGCCTTGGTGCTCCTGATCGGCGTGCTGGTGTTCGTATTCTATCTGTTTCAGGCTCCGCCGTTGCTGTTCAATCCGGCCCAGGAGGCCACCGTCCGGACCGCGGCCCCGGCGGAGTTCGAGCAACTGGAGGCGCGCTACGCCGATCGGAATGAGGTCCGGCGCTCGGCGGCCAAGGCCATCGCCACCGAGGACGGCGTGGCGCCACGGGAGGCGTTCCGCGCGGCCGACCTCGAGGTCGGCGCGATTCGGACCGAGGCGTTGGCGTTGGCCGAGCGGGTGACGGGCGAACCGGCCAAAGACGTCAACTACATCATGCCCCGATTCGTCCTCGATCAGCTCCCGTTAGGCCTGGCGGGCGCGTTCCTGGCCGCGATCCTGGCGGCCGCCATGTCCAGTATTGCCGCCGAGTTGAACTCGCTCTCGACCGCCACGGTCATCGATTTTTATCGCCGGTGGGTTCGTCCCGAGGCTTCGGATGCTCACTTCTTGCGGGTCTCGAAGCTCGCGACCGGGGCCTGGGGCCTTTTTGCCTGTCTTGTCGCGACCTTCGCGGCCGGGCTCGGTTCCCTGATCGAAGTGGTGAACCGGTTCGGGTCGTTCTTCTACGGCTCGATCTTGGGGGTGTTTTTGCTGGCCATGGTCCCGAGGGTCCGGCCGTTCGGCGCCTTCGCCGGGTTGTTGGCTGGGATGGGAGCCGTGGCGCTGGTCACCTTCGGGGCGCCGTCGGTCTCGTTCCTCTGGCATAACGTCGTTGGGGTCGCCGCCGTCGTGGCCGTCGGGCTGCTCCACAGTTTGATGCCCCAAACGGAAAAGGGGCGGGCATAG